One genomic window of Argonema galeatum A003/A1 includes the following:
- a CDS encoding glycosyltransferase, with translation MRKLYFLVPGTGGKFACGGLWAELKTFNLAKQICSAEVVTYRQREKDTLFLDDLLKQKDLDDVIFVISWGFDIPKLAAKLKTYNVVYHAHSAGYKFTLPSSIPIITVSRNTMGYWGQNSPNSLIYYLPNQISDEFENINQNRDIDVLVQARKSSEYLIQDLIPALQKQCNVFVVDSYVKDLTGLFNRAKVYLYDSGEYWAQQGVSEGFGLQPMEALACGCQVFSSVNGGLSDYLDPGFNCYKIAGYSKEYDVQRILKVLENSGSLRLSEQVLAEYRAENIVKRLQVILEDINDFFDSKKHYSPNIKSLTRMRIAKLLTQRISSKLRKKFFS, from the coding sequence GTGGCAAGTTTGCCTGCGGTGGTCTTTGGGCAGAGTTAAAAACATTCAATCTTGCTAAGCAGATTTGCAGTGCTGAGGTTGTCACTTACCGCCAACGGGAAAAAGACACGCTTTTCTTAGATGACTTACTAAAACAGAAAGACTTAGATGATGTCATTTTTGTGATTAGCTGGGGATTTGATATTCCCAAACTTGCTGCCAAGCTAAAAACCTATAATGTTGTTTACCATGCCCACAGTGCGGGATACAAATTCACGCTTCCTTCAAGTATTCCCATCATCACTGTGAGCCGAAATACAATGGGATATTGGGGACAAAATTCTCCTAATTCACTCATTTATTATTTGCCAAATCAGATTTCTGATGAATTTGAAAACATTAACCAAAATCGGGATATTGATGTGTTAGTTCAAGCTCGTAAATCTTCTGAGTATTTAATTCAGGATTTAATTCCAGCATTGCAAAAGCAGTGTAACGTATTCGTTGTTGATTCCTATGTGAAAGATTTAACAGGACTTTTCAATCGAGCAAAGGTTTATCTCTACGACTCTGGTGAGTACTGGGCGCAACAGGGAGTGAGCGAAGGATTTGGTCTGCAACCAATGGAAGCTCTCGCCTGTGGTTGTCAGGTTTTTTCTAGTGTGAATGGTGGACTATCGGATTACTTAGATCCAGGATTTAATTGCTATAAAATTGCTGGGTATTCAAAAGAGTATGATGTTCAGCGGATTTTAAAAGTGCTAGAAAATTCAGGATCGCTCAGATTGTCGGAACAGGTTCTTGCAGAGTATCGGGCTGAAAATATCGTTAAACGGTTACAGGTAATTTTAGAAGATATCAATGATTTTTTTGACAGTAAAAAACATTACTCGCCCAATATTAAGAGCTTGACGAGAATGCGTATTGCTAAACTACTCACTCAGAGAATTAGTAGCAAGTTGAGGAAAAAGTTTTTTAGCTGA